The genomic segment AGTCCATGGTCACAGGGCCGGAATCAGACCGTGACCCATCGGGTCGGACGCCGGCCGGCCCGACCATTAGCATTCCCCGCCATGACTTCGCAGTCCGAACAGCCCGGCCAGTACCCGGGCACTGTCCAAACTCAACCGGCTGGTGTCCACGGTGGCGACCCGGCCGCGGCCTGGCAGCAGCAGCCCGCCGCGCCGCCGGTGAAGCAGGGCACCAACGGCTTCGCCATCGCCTCGCTGATCTTCGGCATCATCGGCGGCATCCTGTTCAGCGTCATCTTCGGCATCATCGCGCTCACCCAGATCAAGCGCCGAGGTCAGGGCGGCCGGGGCCTGGCCGTCACCGGTCTCGTCTTCTCCGGGCTGTGGGCGGCGGGTATCGCCGTGCTCATCGTGGTGGCCCTGGCCGACGGCGCGACCCGCAACGACGCCGGTGAGATCACCGAGGGCGGGTCGGTCTCCTCCTTCGACCTCGCCACCGGCGACTGCCTCAACGGGTTGAAGGAGAGCGCCAGCATCACCAGCCTGCCAGCGGTGCCGTGCTCCCAGCCGCACGAGGGCGAGGTGTTCGGCACCTTCACGGTGACCGGCGACTCGTTCCCCGGCAACACCGCGATCAGCAGCCAGGCCGAGGAGGGTTGCACCGACCGCCTCGCGCAGTACGCACCGGCCGCGGCCGACGACGACAGCCTGGAGCTGTTCTTCCTGCACCCCACCTCGGAGTCGTGGGCCCAGGGCGACCGTGAGGTGGTCTGCATCGCCAACGACCCCAGTGGGCAGCGCACCGGCTCGCTGAAGGACTGAGCGAGACCCGGGTCGACCGGCGGACGCCGGTGCGGGTGGGAGCCACCCGCACCGGCGCCCCGCTCCGGGTGGCCGGGGGGACCTCCGGAGCCTTCGGGAAGGTCTCAGGCGGACTTTTCGGCCGCCGCCTGCAGACCGGCGGCCTCGAGTTCGACGTACCGGCGGACCCGGCCGCCGATCATCAGGTTGAGCAGGGGCGCGAGCAGCCCGCGCTGGCGCAGGCCGAGCACGAGCCGGCTGCGCCGGCCGCCGTCGAGCGGCGCGACCCGGTGGTCCCCGATGGTGGTGACTCCGCCGGCGACGGCGGTCCAGGCGAACCCCGTTCCCTCGGTGAACTCCGTGACGGTCCAGACCATCGGCCGCAGGCCGGGCTGGCTGACCCGGACCCGGGCGCCCGTGGTCAGGGTCGGGTCGAGCAGCTCGACCGAGGTGATCGAGTCGGTCCATCGCGGCCAGTCGGTTGGATTCGTCAGCACCGCCCACAGCGCGGCCGGCGGGGCGTCGACGTCCGCTTCGGTCCAGAACTCCATCGCGCTTCCTCCCCGAAAGATCTTGTACCATATGGTACATGACGCGGGACGGGCAGACCTCCACCGGCCGGGAGCAGTTGCTGGACGCCCTGATCGAGCACTTCGCCGACCACGGGGTCAACAACCAGAGCCTGCGTACGCTCGCGACCGCGATCGGCACCAGCCACCGGATGCTGATCTACCACTTCGGCTCGCGGGACGGCCTGCTCGCCGCCGTGGTGAGCGAGCTCGAACGACAGCAGCGGCAGGTGCTGGCCACCCTGGCCGAGACCCCCGACGCGTCCCCGCGCGAGGTCGCCCTGCGCTTCTGGTCGCTGGTCGTCGGCCCGGCCCTGCGGTACGGCCCGCTCTTCTTCGAACTCTCCGCACACGTGATGCAGGGCCAACCGCACGTGCCCGGGGTACGCGACGGCCTGGTCGAGCCCTGGCTCGAACCACTCGCCGAACTCATGACGTGGGCCGGCCATGATCCGGCCGCCGCCCGGGTGCACGCCCGGCTGGGGCTGGCCGTGGCCCGGGGACTGCTGCACGACGTACTGATCACCCGGGACCTGCCCGCCGCGGACGCCGCTATGGCGCTCTTCGTGGACCTGCTGGAGACCGCGACGCCGGCCGCACGACATACCTGAGAATCGTCGTCCACAGTGCCCGTACTGGTGTATCACCGACCACATTGATCGATGTCGGTCCGGCGCCTAGGCTGGCGCCGGCGGACCGGAGCGCTGTCGAGCGCCGCCCACCGCCAGCCGAACCAACGGGGAGGACGGCTACATGCGTGTCGGTAGAGCGGCGCTGTCTGCTGCGGTAACGATCACTGTGATTCTCAGCGGCGGCGGCGCCGCGTGGGCGGAACCCGAGGCCACTGGCGGCAGACCTGTCAGCGCCACCGAGCAGCGGTTGCCGGACGGCTGGACGTTGACCACCACGGCCACCGGATACGAACTCAGCTGGCGCCCGGAGCAGCTCGTCCGGGTCGGTGGCGCCGCGGTCGAGTTCTACGCCGGCGAGCGGCTGCTCGGCCGCCCCGGAGCAGCCCCCGGCCAGCGCACCTTCCACCTGCCCATCGACGAGGTCACCGCGGGGAACCTGACCGATCTGCAGGTGCGGGCCGGCGGTCGGCGCCTCGACGCCGAACCGGACGCGACCGCACCCCGCGCCGGATCGGCCGCCCCGGCGGCCGTC from the Solwaraspora sp. WMMD1047 genome contains:
- a CDS encoding DUF4190 domain-containing protein, with amino-acid sequence MTSQSEQPGQYPGTVQTQPAGVHGGDPAAAWQQQPAAPPVKQGTNGFAIASLIFGIIGGILFSVIFGIIALTQIKRRGQGGRGLAVTGLVFSGLWAAGIAVLIVVALADGATRNDAGEITEGGSVSSFDLATGDCLNGLKESASITSLPAVPCSQPHEGEVFGTFTVTGDSFPGNTAISSQAEEGCTDRLAQYAPAAADDDSLELFFLHPTSESWAQGDREVVCIANDPSGQRTGSLKD
- a CDS encoding SRPBCC family protein gives rise to the protein MEFWTEADVDAPPAALWAVLTNPTDWPRWTDSITSVELLDPTLTTGARVRVSQPGLRPMVWTVTEFTEGTGFAWTAVAGGVTTIGDHRVAPLDGGRRSRLVLGLRQRGLLAPLLNLMIGGRVRRYVELEAAGLQAAAEKSA
- a CDS encoding helix-turn-helix domain-containing protein — encoded protein: MTRDGQTSTGREQLLDALIEHFADHGVNNQSLRTLATAIGTSHRMLIYHFGSRDGLLAAVVSELERQQRQVLATLAETPDASPREVALRFWSLVVGPALRYGPLFFELSAHVMQGQPHVPGVRDGLVEPWLEPLAELMTWAGHDPAAARVHARLGLAVARGLLHDVLITRDLPAADAAMALFVDLLETATPAARHT